The proteins below come from a single Stomoxys calcitrans chromosome 1, idStoCalc2.1, whole genome shotgun sequence genomic window:
- the LOC131996753 gene encoding uncharacterized protein LOC131996753, which yields MSNIINVLQKPQFDNAIIRKEYHSYISYLQSFQNNDEIRISIQNQDLYVVPGESFLYIEGFATKADSTVSASIKLLNNCIAHLFDEIRYELNGIEIDRTRHLGIATEIKNYVSLNESESRNLVNAGWAPFNTDDLTLVSGYFNFCVPLKMLLGFAEDFDKIIVNAKHELILLRSKDDTNVLKSIISSETCKLSILNITWKVPHIQLADVYKLQMLKVINNRQPLNISFRTWDMYYYPAVPSNTKVLWNVKLANENERPRFLLLGFKSSEKKFIHCDITNIKVHLNSDTYPYDDLNLKFDRNRFALLYDMYIKFQQSYYTREPQPLLTREKFKGEAPIIVLDVTHQNETVKTGPIDIRIELETSKNISPNTSLYCLIIHDKMFEYIPLTNEVRKLL from the coding sequence ATGAGTAACATTATTAATGTTTTACAAAAACCACAATTTGATAATGCTATAATAAGAAAGGAGTATCACAGCTATATATCATATTTACAATCATTTCAaaataatgatgaaattagGATTTCCATTCAAAACCAAGACCTGTATGTCGTTCCTGGTGAGAGTTTTTTATACATTGAAGGTTTTGCAACAAAAGCGGACTCTACAGTATCAGCATCGATAAAGTTATTAAACAATTGCATAGCACACTTATTTGATGAGATAAGATATGAACTTAATGGTATAGAAATTGATCGTACACGTCATTTGGGTATAGcaacagaaataaaaaattatgtatcaTTAAATGAAAGCGAAAGTCGAAATCTAGTCAACGCAGGATGGGCTCCATTTAATACAGATGATCTTACTCTTGTGAgtggatattttaatttttgtgttccACTGAAAATGCTTCTTGGATTTGCtgaagattttgataaaattatagtTAATGCTAAACATGAATTAATTTTATTGCGATCAAAAGATGATACGAATGTATTGAAATCTATCATTTCCAGTGAAACCTGTAAACtatcaattttaaatattacatGGAAAGTTCCACATATTCAACTTGCTGATGTATACAAGCTGCAAATGCTTAAAGTAATTAATAACCGTCAACCACTAAATATATCATTTAGAACATGGGATATGTATTATTATCCTGCAGTTCCATCGAATACAAAAGTTTTATGGAATGTTAAGCTTGCAAATGAAAATGAGCGACCACGTTTTCTTCTTTTAGGATTCAAAAgtagtgaaaaaaaatttattcactgTGATATAACAAACATTAAGGTTCATTTGAATTCTGATACATATCCATATGATGATCTTAACCTCAAGTTTGATAGGAACCGTTTCGCCCTACTTTAtgatatgtatataaaatttcaacaaagctATTATACACGTGAACCGCAACCTCTATTAACGCGCGAAAAATTCAAGGGTGAAGCACCGATTATTGTTCTtgatgtaacacatcaaaatgaaACAGTAAAAACTGGCCCCATCGATATACGAATTGAATTGGAAACATCTAAAAATATATCACCGAACACATCTCTATACTGTTTAAttattcatgataaaatgttTGAATATATACCTCTAACAAATGAAGTaagaaaattattgtaa